One genomic segment of Desulfocapsa sulfexigens DSM 10523 includes these proteins:
- a CDS encoding lamin tail domain-containing protein: MKRLLSLLLLFLCCCSSDEAGNDSPSTSVSREVDLFPSTLVESSGLYERVLNSKMEPSQIRFMAKDGHTLTAYTYRATEFSVSDGPIVFIIHGASRNAIDYLRRFMPIAERYGALAIAPEFPESIYGPGSDRFTLAVGSRKPPYTRTYKAREWRTRDDYLYSEIEHLFEAVKRELNSGEPTYRIWGHSAGGQFVHRLVTFRSDARVASAVAVNAGFYTLPAYGSGSDPNFFMPYGLQGTPLNAYDVKRLLEAPLVVMVGELDTKTGKESRTVRDSRYANFQGFNRRQRAEFYFRMGEREARRLGLDFGWRFAVVPGAGHNSRKVGPSAAWFLFNPPDAIPCVSTPAENARGLVINEIYGDPAGGVAGDANNDGLRDAQEDEFVELVNTSDHDICLSGWYLGDASTPARHRFPVGSLLPKGKALVVFGGGVPTGKFGDAEIQTAVSAGELNLNNAGDILSLSDSHGNSYQQLSWGDCGGKQCAGEYLSHAINSNQSLSRWPDVNGPFVPHGNISGGALYSPGTKVDGTSFD; the protein is encoded by the coding sequence GTGAAGAGGTTACTCTCGTTACTTTTATTATTCTTGTGCTGCTGCAGTTCAGATGAAGCTGGTAATGACTCCCCATCCACCAGTGTTTCTCGCGAGGTGGATCTTTTCCCATCAACGCTTGTGGAAAGTTCTGGACTTTATGAGCGAGTGCTCAATTCTAAAATGGAACCCTCCCAGATTCGTTTTATGGCCAAAGATGGTCATACACTTACAGCTTATACATATCGCGCCACAGAATTCTCTGTCAGCGATGGACCAATAGTCTTTATTATACATGGTGCTTCTAGAAATGCGATTGATTACCTGCGTAGATTTATGCCAATTGCTGAACGATACGGAGCCCTCGCAATAGCACCCGAGTTTCCTGAATCGATCTACGGTCCAGGTTCTGATCGCTTCACTCTTGCCGTCGGGAGTAGAAAGCCGCCCTATACTCGTACCTACAAAGCCAGAGAGTGGCGCACGCGTGATGACTATCTTTACAGTGAGATTGAACATCTGTTTGAAGCTGTCAAACGGGAATTAAACAGCGGAGAGCCAACCTATCGTATCTGGGGACACAGCGCCGGTGGGCAATTTGTTCATCGTCTGGTGACTTTTCGTTCCGATGCCAGGGTTGCTTCGGCGGTTGCGGTTAACGCCGGTTTCTACACTTTGCCGGCTTACGGCAGCGGTTCTGATCCCAATTTCTTTATGCCCTATGGACTTCAGGGCACTCCATTAAATGCTTACGATGTCAAGCGGTTGCTTGAGGCTCCACTGGTGGTGATGGTGGGTGAGTTAGACACAAAGACTGGTAAAGAATCCAGGACCGTTCGCGATTCAAGGTATGCTAATTTTCAGGGGTTTAATAGACGGCAGCGAGCAGAGTTTTATTTTCGAATGGGTGAAAGGGAAGCGCGCCGCCTTGGCCTCGATTTTGGGTGGCGCTTTGCTGTGGTACCTGGGGCTGGACACAACTCCCGCAAGGTTGGCCCTTCAGCGGCTTGGTTTTTGTTTAATCCACCCGATGCTATTCCCTGTGTATCTACCCCCGCTGAGAATGCCAGAGGTCTGGTGATTAACGAAATTTATGGCGACCCAGCTGGTGGTGTCGCTGGAGATGCAAATAATGATGGTTTACGTGATGCACAAGAGGATGAGTTTGTTGAATTGGTTAACACCTCTGATCACGATATTTGTCTGAGTGGGTGGTACCTTGGCGATGCGTCTACCCCTGCGCGCCACCGCTTCCCCGTTGGCAGCCTCTTGCCCAAAGGAAAGGCGTTGGTAGTGTTTGGCGGGGGGGTTCCAACCGGGAAGTTTGGTGATGCTGAAATACAGACAGCAGTGTCGGCCGGTGAGCTGAATTTGAATAACGCTGGCGACATTCTGTCGCTGTCGGACTCGCACGGAAATTCGTATCAACAGCTTTCCTGGGGTGATTGTGGTGGCAAGCAGTGTGCAGGAGAATACCTCTCTCATGCTATCAATAGCAACCAGTCTCTCAGTCGCTGGCCAGATGTAAATGGTCCTTTTGTGCCCCATGGTAACATTTCAGGCGGTGCATTGTACTCACCCGGAACGAAGGTAGATGGGACATCTTTTGACTGA
- a CDS encoding phosphatidylglycerol lysyltransferase domain-containing protein has translation MDQEKTGALSGLRHFGLTDFQLYKEALAQVNRICWHQYFPYLYFRYGDLLISEIDGSVCLFYKQNRANRDPKLYLYFLPMPMNENVLKLCLERVRTFNNTKRAVIYRVDEQDIEKLEHLGTDVKTFPLEREYVYDPKNYHSLSGTKKHKIRQDVARIRGMDGVEVRAFEEGDVKGCIALMDEWAVIQQNKYEGRVAPRGFARRCVRNSTLFEKKDLFGLVVLIDGTIRSVGFAGEIRPGLANLFITYSDHRYYGLNRFLFYHLMLQLDTYELVNYAGASTPGLEFAKESLRPVLKHGSYRVHVIK, from the coding sequence ATGGATCAGGAAAAGACAGGTGCTTTGAGTGGACTGAGACACTTTGGCCTGACTGACTTTCAGCTCTATAAGGAAGCATTAGCTCAAGTAAACAGAATTTGCTGGCATCAATACTTCCCCTACCTGTATTTTCGATATGGAGATTTACTGATTTCCGAGATAGATGGTTCTGTTTGTCTTTTTTACAAGCAGAATCGAGCGAACAGGGATCCAAAACTTTACTTATATTTTCTCCCTATGCCCATGAATGAGAATGTTCTCAAACTTTGCCTGGAGAGAGTAAGAACATTTAATAATACGAAAAGGGCCGTAATTTATCGAGTGGATGAGCAAGATATCGAAAAACTTGAACATCTGGGGACTGATGTGAAAACCTTCCCCTTGGAGCGGGAATACGTCTATGATCCTAAGAACTACCATTCTCTGTCAGGAACCAAAAAACATAAAATACGACAAGACGTCGCGAGGATCAGGGGCATGGATGGTGTGGAAGTCAGGGCCTTTGAAGAAGGGGATGTCAAGGGCTGTATTGCTTTAATGGACGAATGGGCAGTTATACAACAGAACAAGTATGAAGGACGGGTTGCACCTCGAGGCTTTGCCCGAAGATGTGTACGCAACAGCACTCTTTTTGAAAAAAAGGATTTGTTTGGGCTGGTTGTTCTCATAGATGGAACAATTCGCTCTGTCGGGTTTGCTGGTGAAATCAGACCCGGACTGGCGAATCTGTTTATAACCTATTCCGACCACAGGTATTACGGATTAAATAGATTTTTGTTTTATCATTTGATGTTACAACTGGATACTTATGAACTTGTGAATTATGCAGGTGCCTCGACCCCGGGCCTGGAATTTGCGAAAGAGTCGCTCCGCCCGGTTTTAAAACATGGTTCATATAGAGTTCATGTGATCAAATAG